The Shewanella pealeana ATCC 700345 genome contains the following window.
AAAGAGATCTTATCTATTGCTCGTCGTTTGAGCGACAGTGGAGAGATCATGCTTGGCGGTGGAGGCGGTGAAGAGTTTCTATAATGACTGACCCTAAAAAGCCTCAAGGCGCCAGCATCAACACTAGCGATGAGTTTGAACATTGGGAACTGCCGGAGATCCATAAAGCGAAGGCTCCCTCTTCATTGAATATGTTCGGTCGTCACAGCTTACAATTGCAGGCCGAGGAACAAACCGAGGTCGAGTCTATACTGCCGCCGACCTTGAGCGAGATTGAAGATATTCGCGCTCATGCAGAGCAAGAGGGTTTTGGCGAAGGGCTAGAGAAAGGTCATAGTGAAGGCTTAGAGAAAGGCCGTTTAGAGGGACTTGAGCAAGGGCACAGTGAGGGCTTTAGCCAAGGTCAGCAGCAAGGGTACCTAGAGGGACTACAAGCGGCATCTGAGATGCTGCAGCGTTTCGAAAGTCTTTTGAGCCAGTTTGAAGCCCCCTTATCCATTCTAGATACCGAAATCGAGAAAGAATTGCTCAATACCTCAATGGTGTTGGCAAAGGCTGTTATTGGCCATGAGCTAAAAACTTATCCCGAGCATATTTTAGCGGCGCTGCGTCAGGGCGTTGACTCCTTGCCGATAAAAGATCAGAAGATTAATGTTCGGGTCACGCCCAGTGATGAGATACTGATTTCAGAGCTCTACTCTCAAGCTCAGCTAGAGCGAAATCGCTGGGAAATTGAAGCCGATCCAAGCTTAACTGCGGGAGATTGCATCATTGACTGTGGCCGCAGCCATATTGATATGACTGTCGAGACCCGCATTCAGAGCGTCTTTCTAGATTTAGATAAGCACCAGCAAGATCTGTTGCAGTTAAAAGAGCAGCAAGAAGATGCGCTGCTTACACAAAGACAGGCCAAAGCCCAACAGCATGCTGCGACGTTAGAGCCAACAGATGACGCAGTAGATAATCAACTAGCCACAGCTTGTTTAAATGCCAACGAAGGTGAGCATGCCGACCCGTCAGCACCAACTGCGTAATAAGCTGGCTCAACACCAGCAAAAAGTACATCCATTCCTAGTTGAGGCAAGTGGTCAACTGGTGCGAGTGGTGGGCTTGACCTTAGAAGCGACAGGCTGCCGAGCAGCCATTGGTAGCCTGTGCGCCATCGAAACCATGGCTGGCGATCTTATCGCCGAGGTTATCGGTTTTGACGATCAGCTGCTCTACCTCATGCCGATTGAGGAGCTGCGTGGCGTACTCCCAGGCGCCAAGGTGAC
Protein-coding sequences here:
- the fliH gene encoding flagellar assembly protein FliH; translation: MTDPKKPQGASINTSDEFEHWELPEIHKAKAPSSLNMFGRHSLQLQAEEQTEVESILPPTLSEIEDIRAHAEQEGFGEGLEKGHSEGLEKGRLEGLEQGHSEGFSQGQQQGYLEGLQAASEMLQRFESLLSQFEAPLSILDTEIEKELLNTSMVLAKAVIGHELKTYPEHILAALRQGVDSLPIKDQKINVRVTPSDEILISELYSQAQLERNRWEIEADPSLTAGDCIIDCGRSHIDMTVETRIQSVFLDLDKHQQDLLQLKEQQEDALLTQRQAKAQQHAATLEPTDDAVDNQLATACLNANEGEHADPSAPTA